In Nyctibius grandis isolate bNycGra1 chromosome 6, bNycGra1.pri, whole genome shotgun sequence, a single genomic region encodes these proteins:
- the BTC gene encoding probetacellulin isoform X1 gives MEAAAAAPGGGPGTLLLCLALASGLAFLTRVGADANVTAGHGTDGVTCGAAGSCTGNVTQLRQHGHFSRCPEEYRHYCVKGRCRFLVAEEAPACVCERGYTGARCERLDIFYLRGDRGQIVVISSIAAIITLIILIVCACFCSHRCRKQRRKRKAEELETLNENLPSKSEDVLETGIA, from the exons atggaggcggcggcggcggccccgggaggCGGCCCCGGtaccctgctgctctgcctggcccTCGCCTCCG GCTTGGCCTTTCTCACTCGCGTGGGCGCCGACGCCAACGTCACCGCCGGCCACGGCACCGACGGGGTCACCTGCGGCGCGGCCGGGAGCTGCACGG GGAACGTGACGCAGCTGAGGCAACACGGCCACTTCTCCAGGTGCCCGGAGGAGTACAGGCACTACTGCGTCAAAGGGAGATGCCGCTTCCTCGTGGCCGAGGAGGCGCCGGCTTGCGT gTGCGAGCGAGGCTACACGGGGGCTCGCTGCGAGAGGCTGGACATCTTCTACCTGCGAGGTGACCGGGGCCAGATCGTGGTCATCTCCTCGATCGCCGCCATCATCACCCTCATCATCCTCATCGTCTGCGCCTGCTTCTGCAGTCA CCGCTGTCGGAAGCAGCGTCGGAAGAGAAAGGCCGAAGAGTTGGAGACGTTAAACGAGAATTTGCCTTCCAAGAGCGAGGACGTGCTGGAGACGGGCATCGCGTGA
- the BTC gene encoding probetacellulin isoform X2, producing MEAAAAAPGGGPGTLLLCLALASGLAFLTRVGADANVTAGHGTDGVTCGAAGSCTGNVTQLRQHGHFSRCPEEYRHYCVKGRCRFLVAEEAPACVCERGYTGARCERLDIFYLRGDRGQIVVISSIAAIITLIILIVCACFCSQAGNHVRSHPELLHGNRGGRKSSIAATPHPARVWF from the exons atggaggcggcggcggcggccccgggaggCGGCCCCGGtaccctgctgctctgcctggcccTCGCCTCCG GCTTGGCCTTTCTCACTCGCGTGGGCGCCGACGCCAACGTCACCGCCGGCCACGGCACCGACGGGGTCACCTGCGGCGCGGCCGGGAGCTGCACGG GGAACGTGACGCAGCTGAGGCAACACGGCCACTTCTCCAGGTGCCCGGAGGAGTACAGGCACTACTGCGTCAAAGGGAGATGCCGCTTCCTCGTGGCCGAGGAGGCGCCGGCTTGCGT gTGCGAGCGAGGCTACACGGGGGCTCGCTGCGAGAGGCTGGACATCTTCTACCTGCGAGGTGACCGGGGCCAGATCGTGGTCATCTCCTCGATCGCCGCCATCATCACCCTCATCATCCTCATCGTCTGCGCCTGCTTCTGCAGTCA GGCTGGCAACCACGTGCGATCCCACCCGGAGCTTCTGCACGGCAACCgtggagggaggaagagcagcATCGCTGCGACGCCTCATCCCGCTCgggtttggttttaa